TTTTAAATTCTTCCATCTTTTccctaaaatttattaaaattagtaaaatctacaaaatactttcaatttatattggatatttattacataccgCACTGATTGAGCAAGTTGGAATGTTTCAGGAACATCTTGGAACGATTTCTCCAACTTGTATACAATCTTGTAAAAATAACTCACATCGCCTTCTATATCTTCCGGATCAAAGCTTCCAACCTTTCaagttaaaattgaaattgacatATTGGTTTGGTACGCTTCTGCTAACTACTACTGATGGTGATGATATCCTGGTCGATTAAGCCAATGTTACCAGCCTCTGCGCAGGTCATACTGCACAAACAGAAGGGCACTATCTATTGCCCTGTTCTCATAATCCGACAGGACAGCAAATGCGACCCGAAAGAGTTTAGGCGCAGAACAAACAAATCAAaactcaataactttttatcggtTCTAACATGGCCATAACCATTTGAATGGCCTCGGGATCTGCAGCGTTATATCTAGCCACTACACCAACGAAGTATTTAAACTAGGCTACTACTActagatgaaaaataaatattacctttGACGTCATCCAGGTGTGATGTTTCTCCAAAAAGTCATATCCTGcatcatataattttttaaagggCACGAGTTTATCATAAACAGTTTTTCTTTTCGGATACTGTGATAATTCCCACCCGAAAGCAGTCTCTTCTTCATTAAATTGATCAATTTTGACTAACGCATTGGCAAGCCTAATAAgacattgaaaattatttattgccaTAATCGAACAATGCCTATTAACTATTACGTTCTATCAATATATTACTAACTTTTCATCTAAACGCCGTGCACGCGTGACGTATTTGGATAACTCATTGATATCACCCCAGTATTGCAGTTCATCGCATTGAATTTCGTAAGTATCGAGATCTTCGATAAATTTAGCAATTCGCACCTAAAAAATGTCAAATCCTGTCACGTCTTCAAAAAATACATGAGTTAattttaccaaagtattttatatacctGTAATAAATCTTGATACTCGATTTTCTTCTGGTCACAAATAACTTTACACTCTTCGATAATTCCAGGCATACGAGCGTACCtgtataaatcaaaacaaaatgttaaGTAAAAGAAACAGTCTTCAAAATTACTAGGACCGAATTAAGTTGACATTTTATAATCACGATATTCGGAAAGACGGAATCGTCCCTCCACACCATGAATGTGAGAGATGTGTCTCAGTTGTGCTTTTAATAGCTAGCCGTAATCACATTAATCagcattattgtattattatacccATCTGGTGTTATTTATTCCGGGATAGAATGTTTTCGTTagtacacaaattaaataactgtataCAACAGCATAAGTTGCAGTTGCAAAACatcttaagttattttataaagaataatctATTTTCCACTTGATTGATTGAAATTACATACCAGTGAAACGATTGGTTATTAGCTTTCATTTCCAGAGGAGTAAAAGCTGTGTAGTCGCTTAAGAATATGATATATCTCAACACGTTGCGCAACTTGTCCTCCATCTCGTCCAAGAGTGTTGCCTCTACTTTCTTGCAGTACTCTATCAGCACCATCAATGCGGCCGTGTCAGGCGGGGGAGTCAGCAGGGTATTCGAAATAGTCGAATACTCATCGTATATACTGAACAAATCGAGCAagatagttaataatataatttaaccaaAGCTCAAATAACATTTACTACATGACTTTACAATTCATaaggaatatgtttattttacctCCTCAAACAAGTGTAACGCTTGTTTTGGTAAATATATGGTGGTCGAATAGTGTATtatataccggttttcatggggacgccactccgaggtcccgggttcgattcccgaccgagtccaTGTAAAAaacgttcattagttttctatgttgtcgtgggtctgggtgtttgtagtgccgtcgttacttctgattttccataacataagttctttagctacttacattgggatcaaagtcatgtatgtgatgtccaatatttatttattatagacttACGATCTAATCATATTCTGATAGTCTTCTGTCATCCTCCTCAGCAAAGTATTAGCTAGTCTAGTAGCGGCTCCGCGCAGTGAATTGATGAGATCTCCCCTTTGCATTCGATACATACCGATTATAATCGTCCCTTCCAACTTAGAAGGAATCTCTTTAgctacatttacatatttaacagCCTCCTCACAAAACTCTTCAAATGTTTTCTCTGGATCTGAATGAATAAAACTTTCAACTTGCGATTGTGACTGAAAAGATTAACTAGGTATGAAGTTAAGTTCATATGTGGTAAAATACTTAATCATGAGAATTAGAATTGTTAACATAATCTTACTTCCCCATTCAACAGACaaacataattatcaaaatctTGCACACGGAGCTCTGGTCCGATTCTTTGGTCGTTTATCAAATCGGCaactttctttttataatcttcAATGAGTTCATTATCAATAATTGGCTGTTGGAAACAACAATTATCATAATGATAAACTGCTAATTTAACTCGACAAATAAACGTTTCATCATACCTTTAAAGTTGCTCTATTGGTCACAACGAAATCTTGGTATAACAAAGTTTCCAACCTCGGTGATTGTCTACAAGCATCTATAATGAAATCATATAGCAGACAGAGCTGATCTCGGAACTGCTTAAAAGTCGGTTCAAATCCAATGGCATCGTCTTTGAAAGTTAAGTTTATAACAAATCCTTGATTCATACCCTGCCAAAAAACATGCCATTGAAAAAAGATGCCATTAGACCAGCGTGACTAAGTCTTTTAAGCCATCTACCAAAATGAGACATTTACGGGTGTTCCTTTtacaaatagtaataattaaatcatgatACGAAGATAAAAATTAGAGGAGTTTTTATGAAACTAaatcattgtaaaatattaaagcagTTTACCCCAACATCAAGAATGTATTCTGTAAAATCGTGCATGGACTTGAGACACAAAGTTTGCAGATTATATGTCATAATACAAGCCAAGCAGTTGTAAAAGCGCTTCATTTTCGATACTTGCTTCGGATCaggtatttgttttcttttactgccctgaaaaatattaataattatagaagATAAATCTTAAGGTGTATctgattaatttaaagtttcacccaattctgtaataataatgtattcaaataacTTTGAGGTGAGCCTTTAGGCAACtatgaaacatataaatatattatgaggtTATGAATACGACAAACATTATATATAGGGGGAAATGAAGTAGCCATAAAAGATATATCGATGATTCGGTAACATTTTCGTGATGATAATGAAATCACTGATTCATAATTAATGCATATTTTGTCATATAATGTAAAATCAAATCACCGAGGTTCATGGTtcttgattatattaaataaaatgtatttttagacAATTTAACAAAATCTTCCGTTGCTTATGGTATCTTTTTAAGACTGATTTCAAATGTTTATAATGCTTCATTAACagaaaattaacaattatagaGAAACCTGGAGAAAGACCGCTTGTAGTGTGGGTAACCACTGCAAGGTGAGCACGTTACCGGCGGTGTCAATATGCCGCTTGCACACGAAACAGAAGTCTTGTAACTCGTACGCTTCGTGTATCGTCATTATATCTTTCATGCTGATTAGCCGCAAGTCgctttaatgataaaaatataatttgacataCATTTGACTACAATTATTCTTTTCAGAAAACATACATCAGCTTTTAGTGTTAAAAGAAGGTCTAATGTTTCCTTTCTGGTTTGGCCAAATATTTGTTTAGTGTGTTAATATTTCCatacttaatatgtatatacatatatcttattcAAAATCTAGGCACTGGTAGATGCACTTCACACATGCTTTgaataataagatatttaacaataacaGAGTAACCGCATCGTGCAAAACCTATTttctaagtaaattaaataaaacgaaatataaaaacaaactcaaAAAGTGAGACTGATCGTCGCTTACGGGTTACTTGTTGTTGTTCGTTACtcgacttggtggtagggcagtTCGTTTGAGTACCTCACAGTCATTAGATATTCTgcagccaaacagcaatactcaacATTGTTTCCTTTTTGAAGGTTCAAAAGCCAATCACGTGGTTCATTTGCTCGTCCATCAAAATATatcattcaattttaaaaaatgcaaatcactTACTTGTACTGCTTCCACCAGATCTGTAAGACTTGCGCTATACAAGGATTTACACTGTGAAGGTTCTTGTTTAAGTACTTCTTAGCTACTGCATAACGATTCCTCCAAGCATCATCTTTCATGGCAAGTTCTCGTTTCAAAGGCGTATCTTCTTCTTCTAGAGACTCTTCCTATCATCAtacgttaaattattacaaGCATGAAAGTCTGTACTTTAAATGTTACATGtgatttttggaaaataaaatatgaaaatcacCGTATTAGGGTCCTTCAGAACAAAGTCAACAATGGCTTTCTTCATGCTCATCATAAAATCTTCTCGCATTTCATCAGTGGCCGTTAACAGACAATCTTTCCACTTCTTCAGTTTTGGAGATATAAGATTATGAACTCTGCAATatcaaatatgataatattcatAAAGAGTTCTCTCCAAAGAGCGATTCaccaaaatattgaaaacatacctcaaaatcattttattatcgaGTGGTGCAACGTGTATTGTGTCTATACCGTAACGTAAGTAGTAATAATATCGCAGCAAATTCTTCTCATCGCCGGAAGGAATCATATCTCCATCCTCTCCGGGAGCTGATTGGCAAATTAGTTTCATAAGTTTTGCTCTAAATTCCTCCCTTGCCTTCCTCATGGCTGTAAAGCTCTTCATTACTGAAATTAAGAAATCAAATATTACACCTAAAAAGTGTACTTGCAcgtttgcttaattttttttaatattcaggCAAATATTTAAGCCTCGTGTTTGAAATTTTTGactcttattcttttattagtAAGAATTATTATGAAAGATGATAACTCTTATTCACATTGATTTTGAAAAGGTTCCACTAACTTGGGGATTTAAGTACATAGATaggtaatgttttataataattagcgAACAAACCGCTGGAATTTCTCCTAGGAGCCGACTGCGAGGATTGTAACTTTGCCTTTTTTGTTGCAGgaggtaattttaatatttcttccggAAGTGAAAATAGGGGTTGTGTTCGGATCTTAAAATCATCGGGCATTTTAATTTTCGGAATCTTGGGTAACTTGACATCCTCGGAAGAAGGACCAGCCTGCCCTTTTTTTCGAGTGGGTTTACTTCGTTTCATTTTtctggaaaataaataaaatataattgtatataaaatttgttggcTCTGTGCCTGAAACTTGACAATCTTATGCATCGACTACGGCTTCAAATCCACTCATACACCACTGATATTATATCGGTTgaatttgcttttataattcatctcgtactgtaaaggaaaatattacgAGAAAATTggtcagaaaaaaaaatctgtcatcTTTGTGCGAACTGAAGCAACATAATGGAATCAGCTCAAACCTTTTTCCACAACAGTAGAATATGCCTTAACTATTTAGTAGGAGATTTACAAGCTAATACAAATAGACTTCATTAGGGACTACATTATATCATTTTGCCaatgagatataaatatttgctcAAGTTATTTCCatgctaaatttaatttaaatcggttcagcgtttTAAACCTGAATAGAaccattttttacaaaattttaaatctacataatttaagaaaaaattaagatatCGTAGAATTTGCTACCgaaaatttactataatttgggaatttaaattaaacataacttttataatgcattcaaatttattaatttgcacTTTATATAACATACTGATAAAATGAATGTGCAGGTATATGTTACAACGAattttaaacatcaaaattGTAACGCAATTTTGATGATATGATATTTATGAGTGAACCTTCAGATTATTGTTTATgtcaatattgattttaaattgctaaatattgttgatataaaaatatgagcGACATCTGCACTAAAATCATACTTGTGTTGGAATTACAAGCTTAAATGAAcagacaaatattattttttaatgtattatatataaagtagatatataaaatatatattattataatatatattttctaatgcTACTTatctattttcataatattcaatttgGATATAGTTCAATTTTGGATTTCAGAAGTCAACTAAACAATTTTTGAACTTACAAGACAGTAAATATTCAATGTCATTTTGacaactgtaataaaataatgttcttaGGTCATAGgtgtaacataaaatttatcacATTATAATAGGTGATAAATTCCCTTCGAAATTATtctagtacattattttatgaaattggaTTTCTTACCgcacaattatttaatacagtTCATCAGCCTATATCGAATAACCTATAAAGGTACGATTCTTCTCTTTTCAAAAATTACACAAtccttattgatttttaatgtaccttttccttaaaaatcaaatacttaatataacGTAAAGCAACCTTAATTATATGAAACCCTCCTAACAACCGAATAacgaaatgttattaaattcgCCATgacaacatattataatttaaaaccagCCAGTATTCGATCTcagaatgttttttaaaaatgtaaaatctcaatatttatttttcatcattaGCGTAATTGATAGATGGTTTCTATTTTTATAGGTtcccataattaattaaatgaagcaAAAAATCAAATCCTTTTCCATGGTAAATGTTTGATATGATTGTAATGTTATAAGCTTTACACTTCATTCGCTTGTGTATCTAGCTACATctataatacatttatgtattgtGTTGTGTGTTGGTTTGTCCTTGATTGGATTTAACAGCTAGCTTATGATGTCATCAGagcaaaattataaccaaaCCTATTTGAGACCTTAGCAGTATTATTTGTTCATCAGTATCTCGATTTTgtgataattaaatgaatactattattaaaagtacTTGAAATAAGTAGTCGGTTCAATTGCATGtttccattattattatacatattgttttGGGTAACTagcaaaatttcattgaatattcttaaacaatttatttaataataatttcaggcataacaaatattattatttaattttatgatgaccattattttaattataagtgaaTGATTACAGATGATATTTCAATTAGTGAGAAATTTCCATACAAGCCATTGCTATCGAGCAGCAGAGTCTTCACTTTTGGCAAAACTAAGAAAAAAGACCGGATACACCATTGCAAACTGTAAGAAAGCCCTAGAAATGCACAACAATGATTCAGACAAggtaagtgatttttttttaaataataatttacttatgatGTACAAAAACATgactttttgaaaaataattgaagaTTTTTAATTAGTGTTCATGTAGTTTTGAAAATTGATGATTATTTTCTCTATGCacaaaaattttattctttatagcCTACAGTACTAATATCTGAACTTTTTTTGTgctttattgattatttattggcttcaaaataataaagatgaaattgcagactttttcttttaaatgttgagTTTAATCACTGTCAGATTTTCtttgtaattgaattattataagaacaataaatattaaatacacatgTTATGACATTATTACAGGCTGAGGCGTGGCTGAATGATCAAGCACAAGCCATGGGCTGGGCTAAAGCAACTAAGCTAGCCGGTCGCAAAGCACTGCAAGGTCTTGTGGCTGTGAAATTCGACAAGAATCATGGAGTTCTTGTGGAAGTAAACTGTGAAACAGATTTTGTCgcaaaaaatgataaatttcataaaatgctTGAAGATACTACACTTGCTTGTTATAAATTTGCACACACAAACTTAAAATCAAAAGGACCTATAACAAAGGTATGAAGTATATCTAAATATCTAGTTTTattccttaatatattatacttttaacagCACTCCCATTATAAGTAttatcacatttttattttattgcctaAATGATGTATACTGCTGtatgtatttgaaataagaGATCCTTTCTGGGTAAAAACCCCCTAACTCTATTTGCATTTGCTTGTGGCTATATTGATTGAGTTATTTCCCACAATCACAATGATATTGACAGGCCTTCTTTTCATTTGTCTTCCTTTTGCGTTATATACCTATCAATTTTGTTGTAAGAGTTCATTCCATCTCTTGGCCTCTCTTGTGTGTTTCTCTACCTTCagcttcaaacaaaacaatccATGCCGCCGTGCAATTGTTGTTTTCTgagtatcaaaataatatataaatttatttttgtgtttacagCTAGAATTAGATAGTGAGCAGTTGGGAAACCTTTCATCTGATGGGGGTAAAAAGCTTTCAGAAGTATTAGCACTGTTCATTGGATCTGTGGGTGAAAATGCTGTTCTACGTCGTGCAGAATGTTGGAAAGCAAATAGTGACGATGTGAAAATAACAGCTTACACTCACCCCGCACCAGCAACTGCGAGTGATTATTCAAGTGGCAAATATGGAGCTTTGCTGGCTTACAAACAACCCAATGATGTTGAAGATATTGGAAAACAGATTTGTCAACACATTGTCGGTTGTGCACCAAGAAAAATTGGTGATAAAGAAAAAGATAAACCAGCTGAGAATTCAGATGACGAAACGTGTCTTATTTTCCAAGAGTATTTATTGGATCCGTCATACACAATAGAAGAGGTactggaaaataataaaattgaaattctaGATTACATAAGGTTTTCTTGCGGCGAGGTAGTAGAAGAAAATATGCCTGGTGTTGAAAAACAGCCCCTAGATACAGTTCAAACTTTACAGTAGTAAAATTGTTATTAGAAGACgagtatatgtattaataaagaaagtttaactcttaaaaaatattttatttaataaataataggatcacataaatatgatattatttatacatttttttaattgtattgaaaCTATTTGTTACTCATATCTGGcagattttttttcgtttttcctTTCCATAAAAACATTCTGCAATCTTTCTTCCAAAACATAGAGATGTGAGATGGCTCAAAGTTATAACCGTGATAATTCAGTACATCAGGAGAAACGATGTG
The nucleotide sequence above comes from Vanessa cardui chromosome 7, ilVanCard2.1, whole genome shotgun sequence. Encoded proteins:
- the LOC124531292 gene encoding elongation factor Ts, mitochondrial isoform X1 — protein: MFPLLLYILFWMIFQLVRNFHTSHCYRAAESSLLAKLRKKTGYTIANCKKALEMHNNDSDKAEAWLNDQAQAMGWAKATKLAGRKALQGLVAVKFDKNHGVLVEVNCETDFVAKNDKFHKMLEDTTLACYKFAHTNLKSKGPITKLELDSEQLGNLSSDGGKKLSEVLALFIGSVGENAVLRRAECWKANSDDVKITAYTHPAPATASDYSSGKYGALLAYKQPNDVEDIGKQICQHIVGCAPRKIGDKEKDKPAENSDDETCLIFQEYLLDPSYTIEEVLENNKIEILDYIRFSCGEVVEENMPGVEKQPLDTVQTLQ
- the LOC124531292 gene encoding elongation factor Ts, mitochondrial isoform X2, with protein sequence MKQKIKSFSMMIFQLVRNFHTSHCYRAAESSLLAKLRKKTGYTIANCKKALEMHNNDSDKAEAWLNDQAQAMGWAKATKLAGRKALQGLVAVKFDKNHGVLVEVNCETDFVAKNDKFHKMLEDTTLACYKFAHTNLKSKGPITKLELDSEQLGNLSSDGGKKLSEVLALFIGSVGENAVLRRAECWKANSDDVKITAYTHPAPATASDYSSGKYGALLAYKQPNDVEDIGKQICQHIVGCAPRKIGDKEKDKPAENSDDETCLIFQEYLLDPSYTIEEVLENNKIEILDYIRFSCGEVVEENMPGVEKQPLDTVQTLQ
- the LOC124531292 gene encoding elongation factor Ts, mitochondrial isoform X3; translation: MIFQLVRNFHTSHCYRAAESSLLAKLRKKTGYTIANCKKALEMHNNDSDKAEAWLNDQAQAMGWAKATKLAGRKALQGLVAVKFDKNHGVLVEVNCETDFVAKNDKFHKMLEDTTLACYKFAHTNLKSKGPITKLELDSEQLGNLSSDGGKKLSEVLALFIGSVGENAVLRRAECWKANSDDVKITAYTHPAPATASDYSSGKYGALLAYKQPNDVEDIGKQICQHIVGCAPRKIGDKEKDKPAENSDDETCLIFQEYLLDPSYTIEEVLENNKIEILDYIRFSCGEVVEENMPGVEKQPLDTVQTLQ